The DNA segment CCACCACCGAGGCAAAGGCATACCTCACCGACGTGGTGGCGCTGAAGAAGGCCATCCCCTTCAAGCGGTTCAACCGGAATGTCGCGCACAAGCGGGGGCTCTCGAAGTGGCCCGCCGGCCGGTACCCGGTCAAGGCGGCAGAGGCCTACATCAGGCTGCTCGAATCCGTCGAGAAGAATGCCGAGTATATCGGCCTTGATGTCGAAAACCTCCGGATCGACCACGCCGCCGCCAACACCGGCCGTGGCCTCCGGGCATTCTTCCCGCGTGCGATGGGTCGCGCGACTCCGAAGCGCAGGGAGACCGTGAACATCGAGATCGTCGTGACTGAGGTGGCGTAATGGCAATCGAGAAGAAATTTATCACTGATGGCGTGCGCAACGTCCGCGTCGAGAAGTTCCTCACGAAGGAACTCAAGCGCGCAGGATACGGCGGCATGGATATCGCCAGGACGCCGCTCGGCACCCAGGTGACGATCTTTGCGGAGAAGCCGGGTATCGTGATCGGGAAAGGCGGCAAGCAGGTTCGCCAGCTTACTCAGGACCTTGCCACCGACTACGATATCGAGTCCCCGCAGGTGGAAGTCCAGCAGGTCCAGAACCCCAACTTCAACGCCCAGATCATGGCGGAGAGGCTGGCAAACGCTCTTGAGCGTGGCTGGTACTTCCGGAAGGCCGGATCGAGCACGATCCGCCGGATCATGGAGTCCGGTGCGCTCGGCTGCGAGGTCATTGTCGCCGGGAAACTGACCGGCTCGCGGTCGCGGACCCAGAAGTTCACCGAGGGTTACATCAAGCACTGCGGTGAGCCCAGCGAGACTATCGTCGAGAAGGGTTACGCGCTTGCGATCAAGAAACTCGGAACGATCGGGGTTCAGGTCAAGATCGTCCCGCCGGATGCACGGCTGCCCGATGCTTTCGACGTCCTTGAACCCGAGCCGAAGAAGGCTCCGGCGGAACCCATCGAGCCCGAAGAGGTCGGTGACGACGTGTTCGAGGAAGAGTTTGAAGAGACCTCCGAAGAGGAGTACGTGGAGGAGGTATAGATGGCAATCTTTCGGGCGCGTGAAGTGAAACAGCTCTCCGACACCGAACTCCTCGAGCAGGAGCAGAAACTCTCCCTCGAACTGATCCAGGAGCGCGGCAAGGTCAGCGCCGGCGGTGCCACCGAGAACCCCGGGAGGATCCGCGAGGTCAGAAGGACGATTGCGCGCATCCGCACCGAGCAGAACGCACGGAGGAGCGCATGATCTCTCCCCAGAACGTCCTTCGGCACGAGTTGATCGGGCTGGACGTTCTGGTAGTTCGTGCGAGCAACCCGGGTCATGCCGGGGTATCCGGTCGCGTCACTGATGAGACCCGAAATACCCTGGTTATCCTGACCGGGCGGGGAGAAAAGCAGATACCGAAACGGTTCAGCGTGTTCCGCTTCCGGCTTCCCGACGGCACGACCGTCGACGTCGACGGGTCGAGCCTGGAGACTCAGCCGGAACGGCGGATCGGCATGCGCATCAGATAAACGAGGATGAATAATGGCACGAAACATTGGGTTGGACGTTCCCATTCCGGAAACGGAATGTGAGGACGTAAATTGTCCGTTTCATGGCACTTTGCCGGTACGCGGCCAGGTGATTACCGGCAAAGTCGTGAGCGACCGTATGAACGGTACCGTCGTGGTGGAGCGTGAGTTCCTCCACTACGTCAAGAAATACAAGCGGTACGAGAAACGCAGATCCCGGTACCATGCCCACAGCACGCCCTGCATCAACGCCGGCGTGGGCGACGTGGTCCGGATCGCGGAGTGTCGTCCGCTTTCAAAGACAACGAACTTCGTTGTGGTCGAGGTGATGACGGAATGAAGGCGATGCAGGCAAAGATTCCGCGCGCCCTCGCCACCGGCTCCAGGATGGTCTGCTCCGACAACACCGGCGCACGGCTTGTGGAGGTCGTCTCGGTCGACCGTTACCACGGTGTCCGGCGGCGGCAGCCCTGCCTGGGCCTCGGCGACGTCGCGACCGTGAGCGTCAAGAAGGGCACCCCCGACATGCGGCGGAAACTCGAGAAGGCAGTGGTCATCCGGCAGAAGAAGGAGATCCGCCGCCCGAACGGCATCCGTCTCTCGTTCGAGGACAATGCCATGGTGCTCATCAACGAGCGCGGCGAGCCGAAGGGAACCGAGATCAAGGGGGCTGTCCCCCGCGAGATCGCGGAGCGTTTCCCGAAGATCGCCTCCATGGCGACGACAATCGTGTAAGGTGTGGTAAGAATGGTACGCATAGTTAGCAAACAGCCGAGAAAACAGCGCAAGGCGCGTTACAACGCACCGAACCACACCCGGGGCCGGTTCCTCTCCGCAGCGCTCTCCCCCGAACTCCGTGGGAAGTACAACTCCCGGAGAACCCGTGTGGTCAAGGGCGACACCGTGAAAGTGCTCCGTGGAGACTTTGCCGGCGACGAAGGCGTCGTCGATGCGGTGGACATGAAGGCGTGCCGGCTGGTCGTGCACGGCGTGATGGTGACGAAGGCGGACGGAACCGAGGTTCCCCGGCCGGTCGATCCCTCGAACGTGCAGATCACGAAGCTCAACCTGAAAGATAAACTACGTGAGGAAAGGCTCGGAGGCGGAGCATAATGTCAAAGTATCTCAAGCGGCTGGTAGCCCCGGGCTCCTGGCACATCCCGAAGAAAGTACAGAAATTCGTCATGAAGACCGCCCCCGGCCCCCACAACGCCGGCGCTCTGCCGGTCGGGGTCTGGCTCCGCGAGCACATCGGTCTTGCACAGAACGCGAGCGAGGTCAAAAAGATCCTGCACCAGCGGGACGTGCTCGTCAACGGACGGGCCTGCAAGGACTCGCGGATGGGCCTCGGTGTCTTTGATATCGTCTCGATCCCGAAACTCGGGAAGCACTACCGGATCCAGCTCGATGTGAAGGGCAACCTGGTCGCAATCGAGATCCCGGCGGAGTCCGCAAAGACCCGGCTCTGCAAGATCCGGAACAAGACCACGGTCAAGGGCGGCAAGGTGCAGCTGAACTTCGCGTTCGGTGCAAACGTCCTCGCCGACAACACCTACAAGGCAAAGGACTCCGTCGTCGTGACCCTCGGGACGGACGGCGAAGACCGGTTCAGGATCGTCGACCACTTCCCCTACGCGGAAGGCAACGTGGCCATGATCGTCGGCGGAAAGCACTCCGGCAAGGTCGGCAGGATCGTCGAGATCATCAGGACGGCAAGTTCCGTCCCGAACCATGTCATCCTCACGGACGATTCGGCCGGCGAGCGGTTCGAGACCATCGAGGAGTACGTCTTCATGGTCGGCCGCTCCGCGATAGCACCCGAACTGGAGGCCTCGGCATGACCGCGATGAAGGATATCTACATCGACAAGGTCGTCGTGCACATGGGTGTCGGAGAGAGCGGCGAGCGGCTGGTCAAGGCGGAGGATCTCGTAAAACAGATCACCGGCCAGAAGCCCGTCCGCACGATCGCGAAGCGGACCCAGCCGGCGTTCGGTATCCGGAAGGGCGCACCCATCGGGTGCAAGGTCACCCTGCGCCGGGAGAACGCCGAGAAGTTCATCACGACCGCCCTCGACATCATCGAGCGGCGGCTCGCACCCTCGCAGTTCGACCGGACCGGGAACGTCTCCTTCGGTATCGAAGAGCACACCGACTTTCCGGGCATGTCGTATGATCCGACAATCGGGATCTACGGCATGGACGTCAACGTGGTGCTCGAGTACAAGGGCGCCCGGATCGCACGGAGAAGCGTCGAGCGCAGGAAACTACCGGCCGACCAGAAAGTGAATAAAGAGGAAGCCATCGCGTTCATGTGCGAGAACTACCGGGTGGAGGTGTAAGGAATGGCAGAAGAGTCAGGAGCGCCTGCAACGGGTGCGAACGTACGGAAGTTCGGCCGCGGCGCGAACGAGTGCCGCATCTGCGGCCGGAAGCAGGGTCTTGTACGGAAGTACGGCATCTACTTCTGCCGCCAGTGCTTCCGCGAGTGGGCGAGCAAGATGGGCTTCAAGAAGATGAACTAGGGGTAGAGAATATGGCACGACTGAATCCAATCGCTGACGCGATGAGCACGATCAAGAATGCCGGAGATGCTGGAAAGGGCGAGGTTATTGTAGAACCCGCCAGCAAGCTTCTCGGCGCAATGCTCCGCGTCATGCAGGAAAACGGCTTTATCAGCGGCTTCGAGTTCATCGACGACGGCCGCGGCGGCCAGTTCCGGGTCCAACTATCCGGAACGATCAATAAGTGTGGCGCCATCAGCCCCCGGTTCCCGGTGGCGATGGCTGATATGGAATACTGGGAGTCGCAGTATCTTCCCGCGAAGAACTTCGGCATCCTGATCGTCTCCACCTCGAAGGGAGTCATCTCCCATGCAGAGGCACGGAACGAGGGGATCGGCGGGCAGCTGCTGGGATATGTCTACTAAAGGAGGGAGATGAGTATGGCAATAACACGACAGGTCGAGATCCCTCCCGGCGTTGACGTCACGCTCGACGGCGGCGTGCTCACGGTCTCCGGACCGAAGGGCACGCTGGTCCGCGACATGCGCTTCCCGCAGATCGACCTCATGGTCGAAGGCGGCGAAGTCGTCGTCTCCACGGCATCCGAAAAGAAGCGGATCCTTGCCATGACCGGCACGCTCGAGGCCCATGCGAAGAACATGATCCGGGGTGTCGCCGACGGCTACGAGTACCGGATGAAGGTGGTCTACAGCCACTTCCCGATCCAGCTCAAGCAGCAGGGCAACCGCCTTGAGATCACCAACTTCCTCGGCGAGAAACAGCCCCGGATCGCAAAGATCATCGAGGGCGTCACCGTCAAGATCGGAAACGATGAGGTGACTATCACCGGTATCGACAAGGAGAAGGTTGGCAACACGGCCGCAAACATCGAGCACGCGACCAGGATCACGAAGCGCGATCCCCGGGTGTTCCAGGACGGCATCTACATCACCGAGAGGGTGTGAAAACAATGGATGAAACAAGAAGACTGATCCGCGTCCGCACCCGGCACAACAAGCCTGCCTTCAAGAGGCGGGGCCTTCACCGCAAAGCGAAACTGGCAGATGTCTGGCGGCGTCCGCGCGGTCTGCACAACAAGCAGAGGCGGCAGTTCAGTGCGAAGGGTGCCCTCCCCCGGCCGGGATACGGAAGCCCTGCCGCAGTTCGCGGCATGCACCCGAGCGGCTATGCGGAGGTCCGGGTCTTTACACCGGCGGATCTCGTGGAGCTGAACCCGGAGACCCAGGCCGTCCGGATCGCCGGTTCCGTAGGCAACAGGAAGCGTGGAGCGATTCAGGAACGGGCTCTGGAACTCGGGCTCAAAGTCCTGAACGCAAAAGACCTCACTCCCGTGGCTGAGGCACCTGCCGCAACCGAAGAAGAAGAGGTGAACGAGGATGAGTGATCTCGCCAGCCAGAAGCGAATAGCGGCCGCCATTCTCAAGTGCGGGGTCAACCGTGTCTGGTTCGATCCCGAGCGTCAGGCCGATATCGAGGGAGCGATCTCGAGAAACGACCTGCGCGAACTTATCGGGGAAGGCGCGATCAGCGCGCACCCCGTGAAGGGAAACAGCCGCGGCCGAGCCCGCATCCGGATGGCAAAGCGTTCCTACGGCCACCGGAAAGGTCCGGGGCGGAGGAAGGGTGCTGCCGGAGCACGCGGTTCCAGCAAACGGTCATGGATCAGGAAGATCCGTGCACAGCGCCGCACTCTGCGCGAGATGCGCGAAGAAGGTACAATCGAGAGGAGTCTCTACCGCCTGATGTATCGGCGGGCTTCCGGAGGTCAGTTCCGGAGCGTGGCGCACCTTGAGGCTCAGATTGAGATAACGGCAGGGAGGATGAAATAATGGCAACCGGCCCAAGATACTTCGTGCCCTTCCGGAGAAGGCACGAGGGCAAGACCGACTACTACAAGCGGATGTCGCTCCTGTCGTCGGGAACACCGAGAATGGTCGTCCGGAAGACGAACCGGCAGATCATCGTACAGCTGGTCGTTCCCGAGGTCGAAGGAGATAGCACCCTGGTGGCCGCATACTCGGCGGAACTCGCCGGCTACGGCTACGAGGGATCGACTGCGAGCACCCCGGCCGCCTACCTGACCGGAATGCTCTTCGCGGTAAAGGCGCTGAACGCGGGGTATGGCGAGGCAATCCTCGACATCGGGCTCGCCCGGGCAAAACCCGGAGCGCGTGTCTTTGCCGCTCTCAAAGGAGCGGTGGATGCGGGTCTCGACGTCCCCTACGGCGAATCGATCCTCCCCGATGAAGAGCGGCTCAAAGGTGCCCACATCGCGGAGTATGCTCCCGAGCGGGCGGGCGACCTGGTAACGAATGTAGAGGCTGTGGCTCTGGCCATCAAGAAGGAGCTGGTGTGACATGGCATACGTACAGGAAGAATGGATTCCGCTCACCGGTCTCGGGCGCATGGTCGCCGCAGGCGAGATCACCAGTATCGATGAGGTGCTCGCGAGCGGCAGGCCGATCAAGGAGCCCCAGATCGTCGATCTCCTCCTGCCAGACCTGGAGGACGAGGTGCTGGACATCAACATGGTCCAGCGGATGACGGACTCGGGTCGCCGTGTGAAGTTCCGCACCGTCGTGGTGGTCGGCAACAGGAACGGCTACGTCGGGTTCGGCCAGGGGAAGGACGTCCAGGTCGGCAACGCGATCCAGAAGGCAATCGTAAACGCAAAACTGAATCTGATCAAGGTCTCCCGCGGCTGCGGCAGCTGGGAGTGCGGTTGCGAGACCGCTCACTCGATCCCGATCGAAGTGACCGGCAAGGCAGGGAGCGTCAAGGTGACGTTGAAGCCCGCCCCGCAGGGTATCGGTCTCGTGACCGGGGATATCCCGAAGAAGGTTCTGATGCTTGCAGGCATCAAGGACGTCTGGGCGTTCAACCGGGGACAGACCCGGACGACCATCAACTATGCAAAGGCGACGTTTGAGGCGCTGAAGCAGACGAACATGGTTCGGATCGGAGGGACGGAGTGATGTACGCGGTAGTACAGGTGCGTGGTGTGGTCAAGACCAACCACGAGATCAAGGACACCTTGAAGATGCTCCGCCTGCACCACGTGAACCACTGCGTTCTGGTGCCCGACACGCCGGCGTATCTCGGCATGATTCGCAAGGTGAAGGACTTCGTGGCGTACGGGGAGGTTGACAAGGATACCCTGGCCACCCTCCTGCGCACCCGGGGCAGACTGACCGGGGACGAGAAGCTGACCGATGAATACGTCCGCGCGCATACCCCGTATGCCGACATCGACGAGTTCGCGGCAGCGCTCTGCGACGGCGAGATGAGTTTCCGTGATCTGGTGGAGATCAAACCGGTGCTGAGACTGCACCCACCTCGAAAGGGCTATAAAACCATCAAGCGAACCTTTCAGCAGGGTGGAGCTCTCGGCTACTATGGTCCCCAGATCAACGATCTCCTCTACAAGATGAGGTGAGACAGATGCCCGTAAACAAGAGATCCAAATACAGGGGTTCACGGACCTGCGGCGGCGGTACGCACAAGAACCGGCGTGGCGCCGGCAACAGGGGTGGACGGGGTAGAGCCGGGCAGCGCGATCACCGCTTCTCTCACTTCTACCTGAAGGGCGAGATAGCCAACGGCAAGCACGGTTTTGTCAGCAAGACCTCCGAGCCGGTATCTGCTCTCGATGTCGGTGAGATCGATCAGATGGCTGAAGCGCTGCTTCGTGAAGGGCTTGCCACCCAGGAGGGCGATCTCATCGCCCTCGACGCCGCCGAACTCGGCATCGACAAGGTGCTCGGCGGTGGAAGAGTCACCCACAAAATGAGTATCTCTGCCCGGGAGTTCTCGGAACGTGCCCGGATGAAAATCGAGGAGATGGGCGGTCAGGCAACGACCGTCTGATCTTCTTTTTAGGTGAAACCATGGGAGATCTGCTGGATAGATTTGAACCCATCCTTGCAGCGATGCCTGCAGTCAGGGGGCCGGAAGGGCACGTCCACTTCAAGAATAAACTCATGTGGACGCTTGCCATCCTGCTTCTCTACTTCTCATTGACCAACATCGATATCTTTGGACTCTCTCCGCAGTCACAGGATCTTTTCGGAATGTACCGTGCCCTGCTTGCCGGTGCGAGCGGTTCGCTCCTGCATCTCGGTATCGGGCCGATCGTCACCGCGTCGATCGTGCTGCAGCTGCTCAAGGGTGCCGGACTCCTGCAGATCGATACCAGCGAAGCACGCGGGCAGGTCATGTATATGGGCCTGCAGAAACTGCTCATCTTCGTGATGATCATCGTCGAAGCGTTCCCCATGGTCGCGAGCGGTATGATGCTGCCCGACCCGTCGGTGGCAACGCAATTCTTCGGCGGCAATATGCTCACGGTCTCGCTCCTGATCTTCCTCCAGGTCTGCCTCGGCGGGCTTCTGGTGGTGCTGATGGACGAGGTCGTCACGAAGTGGGGCGTCGGTTCGGGTGTGGGGCTCTTCATCGTTGCGGGGGTCTCGCAGGGTCTCGTGAACGGGTTCCTGAACTGGCAGACGGGCACCGATCCCTTCCCGATCGGGTTCTTCCCGCGGCTCTTCGCCATAGGGACCTCGGGAGCGAGTTTCCTCGAGTACTTCGGGACGGACCTGCTCGCCCTCGTCACGACGATCGCCATCTTCATGGTCATCGTCTACGTGGAGTCGACCCGTATCGAGATCCCGCTCGCGCATACCGCCGTCCGCGGCGCCCGTGCGCGGTTCCCGGTAAAGCTCATCTATGCGAGCGTTCTGCCGATGATTCTCGTCCGGGTGCTGCAGGCGAACATCCAGATGATCGGGATGTTCCTCTCGAACGCCGGGATAAACATCTTCGGCGAGTTCCAGGGACAAATGCCGACGAGCGGCCTGATGTGGTATATCGCGCCGATCAACGCCCCGCAGGACTGGATGTGGTGGCTCTCCGATCTCGGACACGCCCCCTGGGAGATCATGTTGCGGATGGGCATCGATGTCACCGTTATGGTGGTCGGGGGCGCAATCTTCGCGCTCTTCTGGGTCAAGACCGCCGGCCTCGACTCGAAGGACGTGGCCCGGCAGATCCAGAGAAGCGGGATGCAGATCCCCGGCTACCGGCGGAGTGAGCAGGTGCTTGTGAAGTACCTCGACCGCTACATCCCGCGGATCACCGTCATCGGCGGTGTGTTCATCGGCCTTCTCTCGGTCGTCGCGAACCTCTTCGGTGTGATCGGTGCGGTCGGGGGAACGGGTCTGCTGCTTGCGGTGAGTATCACCTACCGCCTCTACGAGGAGGTCGCAAGCCAGCAGATCATGGAGATGTACCCGTTCATGCGGTCGTTCTTTGGAAAGGAGTAAGTCCGAAGGCCACGCCGGAGGCGGGGCCGGAGGAGTTGCTCCGGGAGAAAAAGGTGCATCAGCACCTTTTTCGACTGGGATAATCCCTCTTTTGACGGGGTTAACCCATTTCTCCTTCCCCTCAAAACCGCACAGAACCCATTTTCTACCCGGGATCACCCGGGCTCGAAGCAATTCCGAAAGGCATTACTCTTTCAGGCACGGATTTATCTTACAGAGAATGATACCCTAACGGGAGTGATAATGTTGGGAAAGAAAGTTGTCGTGACGGGGGTTCCCGGTGTCGGAAAGACCACCGTCATTAATGGTGCGATGGAGAGGCTGGCGACCGAAGGCGTCGCGTATAAGGCCGTCAACTTCGGCACGTTCATGTTTGAGGTGGCCAAAAAGGAGAATCTGGCCTCGGATCGCGATGAGATGCGCAAGCTCGAGAAAGATGTCCAGAAACGTCTTCAGCAGGCGGCTGCCACGGGAATCGCCGCCATGAGCGGGGAGGCAAACATCATCATCGACACCCACAGCACTGTCAAGACCCCGACGGGGTTCCTTGCGGGGCTGCCCGAATGGGTGCTCCGCGAGTTGATGCCCGATATCGTCGTGCTGGTGGAGACCGACCCCGACCAGATCCTGATGCGCCGGCTCGGCGACGCGTCAAGGGCCCGCGACATGGAAGGATACCGTGCGATCGCCGAACACCAGGAGTTCAACCGCGCAGTCAGCGCGGCATATGCGATGTATACCGGCTGCACCATCAAGATCGTCCGGAACGAGAACTTCCTGCTCGAACAGGGCATCGACGACCTGGTGAGTGTGCTGAGGTAACCTGATATGGTCGACCTGAAGAAGCACGGCCCGACGATCGCCCTCCTCTTTACCATGCTCGTGATGCTCTCGTACAGCGTCGAGTGGATACGGGTGACGGTCGGTTCGGCGATGGATGTAGTGCTGGGCCCGTTCATCGATACTCTCGGCGTGCCGTTCTTCGTCATGATCCTGATCCTCTCGAGCATCACGGGCCTCTACTCCTCGCTCGTCCAGAAGTACACCATCGACTACGAGAAGATGCAGGAGACGCAGGCGAAGATGAAGGTCTTCCAGAAGGAGTTCAGGGAGGCTCAGCTCTCCGGGGACGAAAAGAGGATCAAGAAACTCCAGGGAAGACAGGAGCGGATGATGCAGGACCAGCTCGACATCTCCCGGCAGCAGTTTACGCCGATGGCGATCATCCTCGTGCTCTCCGTGCCGATCTTCTTCTGGCTTCTCCTGCGGCTTCCCGAGATCGGTGCATCGCCCGCCATTGAGACCGGCATCGTGCTGCCGTTCCTCGGTGCGGTCAGCCTCTCGGGCTTTGCGTTCTGGATCGTCCCCGCGTGGATTCTCTGGTACATGATCTGCTCGCTGACGATCAGCCAGGTGATCAGAAAGGCCCTCAACATCGGAGGGCTCTGATGCGGATCACCATCAGCGGCCCGCCGGGGAGCGGCACCACGTCGCTCGCCCGCTACCTCGCCGGGAAGCACGGGCTCGACCTCATCTCCGCGGGAGAGGTCTTCCGCCAGCTCGCGAAGGAGCACGGCATGGACCTCGCCGATTTCGGGAAGTTCGCGGAGAACGATCCCTCGGTCGACCGGATGATCGACGCCCGGCAGAAAGAGATAGGCGAAGCCGCCGAAAACATCATCATCGAGGGCAGGCTCTCGGGGAGGATGGTCGGGAACGCCGATCTCAGGATCTGGCTTTCGGCATCGCTTTCCTGCCGGGCAAGGCGCATTGCGGGGCGTGACGGGATGGACGAAGAGGGGGCCCGGGCCTATACCGAGAACCGGCAGCGATCGGAGGCCACCCGCTACCGGAACTACTACGGTATCGAGATTGACGACCTCTCGCCGTACGATATCGTCCTCTCGTCCGAGACCTTCGGCGTGGACGCCCTCGGCACTATCGTGGACGCCGCGATCGCGTGCCTTGCACGGCAGCAGGCCGCCGACCTCTAAAGCCCCCCCGTCCTCTTTGCTTTTATCTTTTTGATGCGCCGGAGCCGCGTCCATTCCTGCCGTTCCATCTCGTCGCGCTGATTCTCGATGAACCGGCGCGCCTCCTCAAGTTCCGGGATGATCTTGAACTCCAGCGCGTTCACCCGCCGCCGCGTCTTCTCGATATCGTCGAGCAGGTGCTTGATTCCTCCTTCGAGTTCGGCGGTTGCGATGATCGCTTCGAGGAGTTCCTCGTAGGCGTCGGCCGCGTCGTCGATGACCGACGACGTTCCGAGGATGCCGTAACCCCGCTGATCGAGCGTCTTTCTCACCATCACCGGTTCGAGGTCCGGGAGCCGCACCCCGAATACGTTCCTGTGTCCGGTCGTATAGGAGGGATAGGCCTCCACCGAGAGCGCTGCAAGGAGCACTCCCGTCGCCCCCTCCATCATGGCGGCGACCGCTACCATCTCCCGTGCGCCGGCGTACTTCTCTTCGAGTTCCTGACGCTCTCGGGCTGCCTGCTCGGTGAGCCCGACCAGGTCCAGCATCATGCCGTCGAGTTTCATCGATAAAAGCCGGTGTACCCTCTCTGCGAGCGCCATCCGCCGCCTGACGATCAGGAGGCCGGCCCTGGTGGGTTTGATGTCGTCGACCGGCATGATATCTCTCCTACAGGACGATGTACTGCCATATTCGCTCGGGCGCGAGATCGAATGCTTTCCCCCGCGCGATTGCCCGCAGGTTCGCGACCTCGTATTTCTTCCGCTCCAGGTAGGCAAGCACCGGCAGAACCGAGAACGGGTGCCGCCGGGAGAGCGCCTCCAGATGATGGAGCCTGACGCGGGTGACCGCCATCTCGACCTCGTGAACGGGCCGCCTGCGCCGGTGCCATCGCTGCCAGACCAGTTCTGCGGCATCGGTGCTCGAGAACTCCGGATCCTGCCTGAGTTCGCGCACCGCCTGGGCGAGAACCGGGACGATGTCGGTCGAAAGAAAGGCGTTGACGAACTCGCCTTCCGTCTCGATGCCGTAGAGCCTTCGGAAGAGGGCGATGGGGATACGGCCGCCGGAGATCATCGTCCGGTCGATGGTCGCGAGATCGCACGCCTCTTCTGCGCAGTGGAGCCGGAGGAGGTTTCTCATGTTGGTGATGTCGATCTCGAACCGGAGGTAACCGTTCAACTCCTGGCACCCGCTGCACCCGGTTGCGGCAAGGCCGAGCAGGTCGGCGTAGTATTGCCGGTACAGTTCGTCCTCGATCCGGGCAAAAACCCCCTTCTCACCGCAGACCCGGTAGTACTCCGCGAGAACCGGGTAGAGCCGCCAGCCCTGGAGTTCCTCGATAGCCTCGCCGCAGTTTGTGACGTTAAGAAGGCGGTCGAGGAGCGTGCCGTCGAGTTCCCCCGCCGGGACGAGGAGATCGCGGATCTGACGCCGGGGTATGTCGTGAACCGTGCCCCGCAGGATTGCCATGACGTTTGCGATGTCCCACCGGTTGAGGTATTCCCCGGTCAGGGTATGCAGGTCGCCGGGAGCGGTCGCCATGGCGTGGCGGAACGATTCTGCAAGGTTGTGGTTCACCGCCTCTTCGATGAGCTGGGCGCCGGAAAAGTCGTGCGCGAGATCCAGAATATGGTGTTTATAATCCTCCCGCCGGCTGAGGTAGCCGATCACCCCCGGGATGCTCATCTGCATGAGCCGCAGGTACTCTTCACGGGGAAGGAGCGTCGTCCTCCTGACCCGGAACCGGGTGCAGGCATAGATGCACGAGGGGGAGGTCACGCCCGGCGCGGGCATGCCCTCCCATTACCGTCCCCCTGCTATAAATCGCACCCGGTTGACCGGGGATGGGGGGCGGCCCCCTTGGAACGTACCGGCAACGACTCCGGGCGACAGGATAAGGTGTCGGCCTCCCCCGGGGAACCGGACGGGAGGCATGTTTGAGGCTTACAGCAGCGGCATGACGATCATCGTCAACAGTTCGCTCTCCGGGTACTCGGGCCCGTTGTAATAGTATTCGTAGACGGTGCCGGCAGGCGTAAGCCCGTTCTTCTCTATCCAGTCCGCCATCTCCTCGTAGGTCGACGCCATCTCTCCATACGCGCCGCGGTGCATGCAGAAGACGACGTTGCTTTCCGGGATGGAGCCCGATTGGATCTTTCCCTTCTCCGGGAGTATCTTCGATACGGGAAACCCCATCTCCACATCGAGATCCTGCATGTCCATGTTGTGATATGCCACATACGGGACGTCCGAGAGGAGCTCCCCGAGTTCCTTCAGGTAATCAGCCATTCTGCCGTACCCCTCAC comes from the Methanoculleus marisnigri JR1 genome and includes:
- a CDS encoding 50S ribosomal protein L6 — protein: MAITRQVEIPPGVDVTLDGGVLTVSGPKGTLVRDMRFPQIDLMVEGGEVVVSTASEKKRILAMTGTLEAHAKNMIRGVADGYEYRMKVVYSHFPIQLKQQGNRLEITNFLGEKQPRIAKIIEGVTVKIGNDEVTITGIDKEKVGNTAANIEHATRITKRDPRVFQDGIYITERV
- a CDS encoding 30S ribosomal protein S4e, which gives rise to MSKYLKRLVAPGSWHIPKKVQKFVMKTAPGPHNAGALPVGVWLREHIGLAQNASEVKKILHQRDVLVNGRACKDSRMGLGVFDIVSIPKLGKHYRIQLDVKGNLVAIEIPAESAKTRLCKIRNKTTVKGGKVQLNFAFGANVLADNTYKAKDSVVVTLGTDGEDRFRIVDHFPYAEGNVAMIVGGKHSGKVGRIVEIIRTASSVPNHVILTDDSAGERFETIEEYVFMVGRSAIAPELEASA
- a CDS encoding 30S ribosomal protein S17, which codes for MARNIGLDVPIPETECEDVNCPFHGTLPVRGQVITGKVVSDRMNGTVVVEREFLHYVKKYKRYEKRRSRYHAHSTPCINAGVGDVVRIAECRPLSKTTNFVVVEVMTE
- the rnp1 gene encoding ribonuclease P protein component 1; the encoded protein is MISPQNVLRHELIGLDVLVVRASNPGHAGVSGRVTDETRNTLVILTGRGEKQIPKRFSVFRFRLPDGTTVDVDGSSLETQPERRIGMRIR
- a CDS encoding 50S ribosomal protein L5; translated protein: MTAMKDIYIDKVVVHMGVGESGERLVKAEDLVKQITGQKPVRTIAKRTQPAFGIRKGAPIGCKVTLRRENAEKFITTALDIIERRLAPSQFDRTGNVSFGIEEHTDFPGMSYDPTIGIYGMDVNVVLEYKGARIARRSVERRKLPADQKVNKEEAIAFMCENYRVEV
- a CDS encoding 30S ribosomal protein S8 yields the protein MARLNPIADAMSTIKNAGDAGKGEVIVEPASKLLGAMLRVMQENGFISGFEFIDDGRGGQFRVQLSGTINKCGAISPRFPVAMADMEYWESQYLPAKNFGILIVSTSKGVISHAEARNEGIGGQLLGYVY
- a CDS encoding 30S ribosomal protein S14, which produces MAEESGAPATGANVRKFGRGANECRICGRKQGLVRKYGIYFCRQCFREWASKMGFKKMN
- the rplX gene encoding 50S ribosomal protein L24; the encoded protein is MVRIVSKQPRKQRKARYNAPNHTRGRFLSAALSPELRGKYNSRRTRVVKGDTVKVLRGDFAGDEGVVDAVDMKACRLVVHGVMVTKADGTEVPRPVDPSNVQITKLNLKDKLREERLGGGA
- the rpmC gene encoding 50S ribosomal protein L29 — protein: MAIFRAREVKQLSDTELLEQEQKLSLELIQERGKVSAGGATENPGRIREVRRTIARIRTEQNARRSA
- the rpl14p gene encoding 50S ribosomal protein L14 — its product is MKAMQAKIPRALATGSRMVCSDNTGARLVEVVSVDRYHGVRRRQPCLGLGDVATVSVKKGTPDMRRKLEKAVVIRQKKEIRRPNGIRLSFEDNAMVLINERGEPKGTEIKGAVPREIAERFPKIASMATTIV
- a CDS encoding 30S ribosomal protein S3 produces the protein MAIEKKFITDGVRNVRVEKFLTKELKRAGYGGMDIARTPLGTQVTIFAEKPGIVIGKGGKQVRQLTQDLATDYDIESPQVEVQQVQNPNFNAQIMAERLANALERGWYFRKAGSSTIRRIMESGALGCEVIVAGKLTGSRSRTQKFTEGYIKHCGEPSETIVEKGYALAIKKLGTIGVQVKIVPPDARLPDAFDVLEPEPKKAPAEPIEPEEVGDDVFEEEFEETSEEEYVEEV
- a CDS encoding 50S ribosomal protein L22 produces the protein MARTGYSATIEGENVARAKANELPVSPKHSIEIARFIKNMTTTEAKAYLTDVVALKKAIPFKRFNRNVAHKRGLSKWPAGRYPVKAAEAYIRLLESVEKNAEYIGLDVENLRIDHAAANTGRGLRAFFPRAMGRATPKRRETVNIEIVVTEVA